A window of Epinephelus fuscoguttatus linkage group LG24, E.fuscoguttatus.final_Chr_v1 contains these coding sequences:
- the LOC125885075 gene encoding vesicle transport protein SFT2B-like: MDKLKKVLSGNDDGNTDGTGIIERASEASTLAWGTRVKGFIVCFVLGVFCSILGSCLLWVPVVGLAVFAVLYSVGNICALASTLFLIGPCRQLKTMCAKERAFATAIMLVCLVLTLCSAFWWKNNGLALLFCVLQFLAFTWYGLSYIPFARDGIIKLCSMCL; the protein is encoded by the exons ATGGACAAACTGAAGAAGGTTCTGAGTGGAAACGATGACGGAAACACCGACGGGACCGGAATCATAGAG AGAGCCAGTGAGGCGTCCACGCTGGCCTGGGGGACGAGGGTGAAGGGCTTCATCGTCTGCTTCGTGCTGGGCGTCTTCTGCTCCATCCTG gGCAGCTGTCTGCTGTGGGTCCCAGTTGTTGGTCTTGCTGTGTTCGCTGTCCTCTACAGTGTGGGAAACATCTGCGCTCTGGCCAG caccTTGTTTCTGATTGGTCCGTGTCGACAGCTGAAGACCATGTGTGCTAAAGAGAGAGCCTTTGCCACCGCCATCATGCTG GTGTGTCTGGTCCTGACTCTGTGTTCTGCGTTCTGG TGGAAGAACAACGGTCTGGCTCTCCTCTTCTGTGTCCTTCAGTTTCTGGCCTTCACCTG GTACGGACTGTCATACATCCCCTTCGCCAG agATGGAATCATCAAATTATGTTCGATGTGTCTCTGA
- the si:ch211-207l14.1 gene encoding uncharacterized protein si:ch211-207l14.1, with the protein MQRYGAGQQQNNIGEEDGKEEEAEGRRPGSRSSLEPPVRMRADRRASLPCPATLSAMQLSRLHSSTQAPVTARVLLQRTSSRRLLPSPQDIAAPASSERRPSLIPTIPEVIAPERRGQFRRRNVMSLSDAYSVCLICHNELSGGTRELQCSHTFHKECIEEWLWRKQSCPTCHVQVSDSQSVHWSSARVKVP; encoded by the exons ATGCAGCGGTACGGAGCAGGGCAACAGCAGAATAATATTGGAGAAGAGGACGggaaggaagaggaggcagagggacGAAGACCTGGGAGTAGGAGCAGTTTAGAGCCTCCAGTCCGCATGAGGGCCGACCGCCGAGCCTCGCTGCCATGTCCG gcGACTCTGTCGGCCATGCAGCTGTCTCGTCTCCACTCGTCCACCCAGGCTCCGGTGACAGCGAGGGTCCTGCTGCAGCGCACCTCCTCACGCCGCCTCCTGCCGTCACCACAGGACATCGCCGCCCCTGCCAGCTCCGAGAGAAGACCTTCCCTCATACCCACAATCCCTGAAGTCATAGCGCCCGAGAGGCGGGGCCAGTTCAGGAGACGCAACGTCATGTCTCTG agtGATGCGTACAGTGTGTGTCTGATCTGTCACAATGAGCTGAGTGGAGGAACCAGAGAgctgcagtgttcacacacCTTCCACAAAGAG TGTATAGAGGAGTGGCTGTGGAGGAAACAGTCGTGTCCTACGTGTCACGTTCAGGTGTCTGACTCTCAGTCCGTCCACTGGAGCTCCGCCCGGGTTAAAGTCCCCTGA